One genomic region from Gemmobacter aquarius encodes:
- a CDS encoding DUF3563 family protein has product MFEQVKTVFRSFRFPTVAERELAYLNEAVSRYDLEMRERAIDAGLFRRR; this is encoded by the coding sequence ATGTTCGAACAAGTGAAGACCGTGTTCCGGTCGTTCCGTTTCCCGACCGTCGCCGAGCGCGAGTTGGCCTATCTGAACGAGGCGGTGAGCCGCTATGACCTTGAAATGCGCGAGCGGGCGATCGACGCGGGGCTGTTTCGCCGCCGCTGA
- a CDS encoding DUF1638 domain-containing protein, translating into MALTAPPLDDATLTEQGLTVTAPSADRGKILLIACGALAHEILALKRANGWDHLDLQCLPANLHLWPDRIPAAVESAIAAHRAAYDRFFVVYADCGTGGLLQAKCAELGVEMVAGPHCYSFFEGNAAFAAKSETEFTAFYLTDFLVRQFDAFVWRPMGLDRHPELRDMYFGNYTKLVYQAQLDDPALDVKARECADRLGLAYERRLTGYGDLAPALAAVAHPVA; encoded by the coding sequence GTGGCGCTGACCGCGCCCCCCCTCGACGACGCCACGCTGACCGAACAGGGCCTTACCGTCACCGCCCCCTCGGCAGACCGGGGGAAAATCCTGCTGATCGCCTGCGGTGCCCTCGCCCATGAAATTCTCGCGCTGAAACGCGCGAACGGCTGGGACCACCTCGACCTGCAATGCCTGCCCGCCAACCTGCACCTTTGGCCCGACCGCATTCCCGCCGCGGTTGAGTCCGCCATAGCGGCCCATCGCGCCGCCTATGACCGCTTCTTCGTGGTCTACGCCGATTGCGGCACGGGGGGCCTTTTGCAAGCCAAATGCGCCGAACTCGGCGTCGAAATGGTCGCTGGCCCGCATTGCTATTCCTTCTTCGAAGGCAACGCCGCCTTCGCCGCAAAATCCGAAACCGAATTCACCGCCTTCTACCTGACCGATTTCCTCGTGCGGCAGTTCGATGCCTTCGTCTGGCGTCCCATGGGCCTCGACCGGCACCCCGAACTGCGCGACATGTATTTCGGCAATTACACGAAACTCGTGTATCAGGCCCAACTTGACGACCCCGCCCTTGATGTAAAAGCGCGGGAATGCGCCGACAGGCTGGGTCTTGCCTACGAACGGCGGCTCACCGGCTACGGAGACCTTGCCCCCGCCCTCGCCGCCGTGGCACATCCGGTGGCATGA
- the recN gene encoding DNA repair protein RecN, producing MLRSLEIRDVLIIDRLDLEFRSGLNVLTGETGAGKSILLDALGFVLGWRGRAELVRAGAEQGVVTAVFDLPDGHAARAVLAEAGIEAGDELIMRRVNTVDGRKTAWVNDRRVSGEVLRDLSDTLVELHGQQDDRGLLNPRGHRVLLDTFAGIDLAPVRAAWRAQSAARARLAEAEAALVAARKEEDFLRHAVAELDKLDPEPGEEATLDARRRMMQGAEKIRSDVARAYQAMSEQAAEGMMRDALRWLEGAADKADGALEGALASLNRALIELGEAQAGVEGALAALDFNPSELEAIEERLFAIRALARKHGVLADDLGRFAGDLRGRLAALDSGEAGIAGLAKAVVQAEAAYAEEAGWITRARGAASARLDLAMAAELAPLKMERAVFVTGVTPADAGPDGVDAVTFTVATNPGAPAGALNKIASGGELSRFLLALKVCLTGNTPGLTMIFDEIDRGVGGATADAVGRRLKALAEGSQVLVVTHSPQVAALGGAHWRVEKRVVDDMTLSTVLALSEGERVEEIARMLAGDTITQAAREAARALLST from the coding sequence TTGCTGCGATCGCTTGAAATCCGCGATGTTTTGATCATCGACCGGCTGGACCTCGAGTTCCGGTCGGGGCTGAATGTGTTGACCGGCGAGACAGGGGCGGGCAAGTCGATCTTGCTGGATGCTTTGGGTTTCGTTCTGGGCTGGCGGGGGCGTGCCGAGCTGGTGCGGGCCGGTGCCGAGCAGGGCGTGGTCACGGCGGTGTTCGACCTGCCTGACGGTCATGCTGCGCGCGCCGTGCTGGCCGAGGCGGGGATCGAGGCCGGGGACGAGCTGATCATGCGGCGGGTCAATACGGTGGACGGGCGCAAGACCGCCTGGGTCAACGACCGCCGCGTGTCGGGCGAGGTGTTGCGCGACCTGTCGGATACGCTGGTGGAATTGCACGGGCAGCAGGATGACCGCGGGCTGTTGAACCCGCGCGGACACCGTGTGCTGCTTGATACCTTTGCCGGGATCGATCTGGCCCCCGTGCGGGCGGCATGGCGGGCGCAATCGGCGGCGCGGGCGCGGTTGGCCGAGGCCGAGGCGGCGCTGGTCGCGGCGCGCAAGGAAGAGGATTTCCTGCGCCATGCGGTGGCCGAATTGGACAAGCTGGACCCCGAACCCGGCGAGGAAGCCACGCTTGATGCCCGCCGCCGGATGATGCAGGGGGCCGAGAAGATACGGTCGGACGTGGCGCGTGCCTATCAGGCGATGTCGGAACAGGCCGCCGAGGGCATGATGCGCGACGCGTTGCGCTGGCTCGAGGGGGCGGCGGATAAGGCCGATGGGGCGCTCGAGGGGGCCTTGGCGTCGCTGAACCGCGCGCTGATCGAGTTGGGCGAGGCGCAGGCTGGCGTCGAGGGGGCGCTGGCGGCGCTGGATTTCAACCCGTCCGAGTTGGAGGCGATCGAGGAGCGGCTGTTCGCCATTCGGGCGCTGGCGCGCAAACATGGTGTCTTGGCCGACGATCTGGGCCGCTTTGCCGGAGACTTGCGCGGGCGGCTGGCGGCGCTGGACAGTGGCGAGGCCGGAATTGCAGGGCTGGCCAAGGCGGTGGTGCAGGCAGAAGCCGCCTATGCCGAGGAGGCGGGCTGGATCACGCGGGCGCGTGGCGCCGCGTCGGCGCGGCTGGACCTTGCGATGGCGGCGGAACTGGCACCTCTCAAGATGGAGCGGGCGGTGTTCGTGACCGGGGTCACGCCGGCCGATGCCGGGCCGGACGGTGTGGACGCGGTGACATTCACCGTGGCGACCAATCCGGGGGCTCCGGCGGGGGCCTTGAACAAGATCGCCTCGGGCGGGGAATTGTCGCGGTTTCTGCTGGCGCTGAAGGTTTGCCTGACGGGGAATACGCCGGGGCTGACGATGATCTTTGACGAAATCGACCGTGGTGTGGGCGGGGCGACCGCCGATGCGGTGGGACGGCGGTTGAAGGCGCTGGCCGAAGGAAGCCAAGTGCTGGTCGTGACGCATTCGCCGCAGGTGGCGGCTTTGGGCGGGGCGCATTGGCGGGTGGAAAAGCGGGTGGTCGATGACATGACGCTGTCCACCGTGCTGGCGCTGTCGGAGGGCGAGCGGGTCGAAGAGATCGCGCGGATGCTGGCGGGCGACACGATCACCCAAGCGGCGCGCGAGGCGGCACGGGCGCTTTTGTCGACCTGA
- a CDS encoding outer membrane protein assembly factor BamD, protein MAGVKSGARFLGMALVAASLAGCAGFGGSNEKPLESYTAEEIYKQGELKLETERKPDEGIRYFQEVERLYPYSEYAKRALIMQAFGYHKGKKYEEARAASQRFLDLYPGDEDAPYALYLMALSFYDQIDEVGRDQGVTFQALTGMRDVIETYPDSDYARSAMLKFDLAFDHLAAKEMEIGRYYLKRGNYTAAINRFRTVVQDYQTTSHTAEALHRLTESYLALGFTDEAQTSAAILGFNYQSSPFYDDSFRLLKGKGLAPEAKGDGWLARIYRQMLRGDWI, encoded by the coding sequence ATGGCAGGGGTGAAGTCGGGCGCGCGGTTCCTAGGCATGGCGCTCGTGGCCGCATCGCTGGCAGGATGTGCCGGTTTTGGTGGCAGCAACGAGAAGCCGCTGGAATCCTATACCGCCGAGGAAATCTACAAGCAGGGCGAGCTGAAGCTGGAAACCGAGCGCAAGCCGGATGAGGGCATCAGGTATTTCCAAGAGGTCGAGCGGCTTTATCCCTATTCGGAATATGCCAAGCGTGCCTTGATCATGCAGGCCTTCGGCTATCACAAGGGCAAGAAATACGAAGAGGCGCGGGCGGCTTCGCAGCGTTTCCTCGATTTGTATCCCGGTGACGAGGATGCGCCCTATGCGCTGTATCTGATGGCGCTGTCGTTCTATGACCAGATCGACGAGGTCGGGCGTGACCAGGGCGTCACCTTCCAGGCGCTGACCGGCATGCGCGATGTGATCGAGACCTATCCCGACAGCGATTATGCGCGGTCGGCGATGCTGAAGTTCGATCTTGCCTTCGACCATCTGGCGGCGAAGGAAATGGAGATCGGGCGCTATTACCTGAAGCGTGGCAATTACACGGCGGCGATCAACCGCTTCCGGACCGTGGTGCAGGATTACCAGACCACCAGCCACACCGCCGAGGCATTGCACCGGCTGACCGAATCCTATCTGGCGCTTGGCTTTACCGACGAGGCGCAGACTTCGGCGGCGATCCTTGGTTTCAACTATCAATCCAGCCCGTTCTACGATGACAGTTTCCGCCTGCTGAAAGGCAAGGGGCTGGCACCCGAGGCCAAGGGTGATGGTTGGCTGGCGCGGATCTATCGGCAGATGTTGCGCGGCGACTGGATTTGA
- a CDS encoding PA0069 family radical SAM protein, giving the protein MFYICRMEEEKRRALMPGQRVRARGVGSNATGRFEPRAVEAAADGWDMAEEERLVATEVRVERARSALSFNKSPDIPFDRSINPYRGCEHGCVYCFARPSHAFLNLSPALDFETRLIARPGIGAVLERELRKPGYRVGTVAIGTNTDPYQPCEAEHRVMREVVEVLAAFDHPLAITTKGTLIERDLDLLAPMAAKGLLRVGISVTTLDAGLSRSMEPRAAAPARRLEVIRRLTAAGVTVRVMVAPVVPGLTDHEMEPILAAAAEAGAKGASWIMLRLPLEVAGLWRDWLEAHQPLRAAKVMARVREARGGKDYDAEWGKRMRGEGVFAELIGQRFKLAVARYGLAQDLPALRCDLFAAPPRAGDQLALF; this is encoded by the coding sequence ATGTTCTATATTTGCCGCATGGAAGAGGAAAAGCGAAGGGCGCTGATGCCGGGCCAGCGGGTGCGGGCGCGGGGTGTGGGCAGCAATGCCACGGGCCGGTTCGAGCCGAGGGCGGTCGAGGCGGCGGCAGACGGCTGGGACATGGCCGAAGAAGAGCGGCTGGTGGCGACCGAGGTTCGAGTGGAGCGGGCACGGTCGGCGCTGAGTTTCAACAAGAGCCCGGACATTCCGTTTGACCGGTCGATCAACCCCTATCGGGGGTGCGAGCATGGCTGCGTCTATTGCTTCGCGCGGCCGAGCCATGCGTTTTTGAACCTGTCGCCTGCGCTGGATTTCGAGACACGGCTGATTGCGCGGCCGGGAATCGGGGCGGTGCTGGAGCGCGAGTTGCGAAAGCCCGGCTATCGGGTCGGGACGGTGGCGATCGGCACCAATACCGACCCCTACCAGCCCTGCGAGGCGGAGCACCGCGTGATGCGCGAGGTGGTCGAGGTGCTGGCGGCCTTTGACCATCCGCTGGCGATCACGACGAAGGGGACGCTGATCGAGCGCGATCTGGACCTGCTGGCGCCGATGGCGGCCAAGGGGCTGTTGCGTGTGGGGATTTCGGTGACGACGCTGGATGCGGGGCTGTCGCGCAGCATGGAGCCGAGGGCGGCTGCGCCTGCGCGGCGGCTCGAGGTGATCCGGCGGTTGACGGCGGCGGGGGTGACGGTTCGGGTGATGGTGGCGCCTGTGGTGCCGGGGCTGACGGATCACGAGATGGAGCCGATACTGGCGGCGGCGGCCGAGGCGGGGGCAAAGGGGGCGAGCTGGATCATGCTGCGGCTGCCGCTGGAAGTGGCCGGGCTGTGGCGCGACTGGCTGGAGGCGCATCAACCCCTGCGGGCGGCCAAGGTGATGGCGCGGGTGCGCGAGGCGCGAGGTGGAAAGGATTACGATGCCGAATGGGGCAAGCGGATGCGGGGCGAGGGGGTGTTTGCCGAGCTGATCGGGCAGCGCTTCAAGCTGGCGGTGGCGCGCTATGGGTTGGCGCAGGATCTGCCTGCGTTGCGCTGCGATCTGTTTGCCGCCCCGCCGAGGGCGGGGGACCAGTTGGCGCTGTTTTGA
- the bmt gene encoding betaine--homocysteine S-methyltransferase, which yields MSDALSKLLATRDWLMADGATGTNLFNMGLSSGEPPEMWNVEQPDNIRTLYRGAVEAGSDIFLTNTFGGNASRLKLHSLQGRVRELNRTGVALGREIADAAGRPVVVAGSVGPTGDIFEPMGTMTHALAVEIFHEQIEGMKEGGVDVIWVETISAPEEYKAAAEACRLSGMPWCGTMSFDTAGRTMMGVTSAAMAEMVEKLPNPPLAFGANCGVGASDLMRTVLGFASTGTDRPLIAKGNAGIPKYHDGHIHYDGTPELMGQYAVLARDAGVRIIGGCCGTMPEHLKSMRRALEETPPGPRPSLDTISAALGGFSSASDGTGDTSGDPKRERRGRRG from the coding sequence ATGTCTGACGCCCTGTCCAAACTGCTTGCCACCCGCGACTGGCTCATGGCCGACGGGGCCACAGGAACAAACCTGTTCAACATGGGCCTCTCCTCGGGCGAACCGCCCGAGATGTGGAACGTGGAACAGCCCGACAACATCCGTACACTCTACCGCGGCGCGGTCGAGGCAGGGTCCGACATCTTCCTGACCAACACCTTCGGCGGCAACGCCTCGCGCCTGAAACTGCACAGCCTGCAGGGCCGCGTGCGCGAACTCAACCGCACCGGCGTGGCGCTTGGCCGCGAGATAGCCGATGCAGCAGGCCGCCCCGTCGTCGTGGCAGGCTCGGTCGGCCCAACGGGTGACATCTTCGAACCCATGGGCACCATGACCCACGCGCTTGCCGTCGAAATCTTCCACGAGCAGATCGAAGGCATGAAGGAAGGCGGCGTCGACGTCATCTGGGTCGAAACCATCTCGGCCCCCGAAGAATACAAGGCCGCCGCCGAAGCCTGCCGCCTGTCCGGCATGCCGTGGTGCGGCACCATGAGCTTTGACACCGCAGGCCGCACCATGATGGGCGTGACCTCGGCCGCCATGGCCGAGATGGTCGAGAAACTCCCGAACCCGCCGCTCGCCTTTGGCGCCAATTGCGGCGTCGGCGCGTCCGACCTGATGCGTACGGTCCTTGGCTTTGCCTCGACCGGAACCGACCGCCCGCTGATCGCCAAGGGCAATGCGGGCATCCCGAAATACCACGACGGCCACATCCATTATGACGGCACACCCGAGTTGATGGGCCAATACGCCGTGCTCGCCCGCGACGCTGGCGTACGCATCATCGGCGGCTGCTGCGGCACCATGCCCGAACACCTCAAATCCATGCGCCGCGCACTGGAAGAAACGCCCCCCGGCCCGCGCCCGTCGCTCGATACGATCAGCGCGGCACTCGGCGGCTTCTCCTCGGCCTCCGACGGCACGGGCGACACCTCGGGCGACCCCAAACGCGAACGCCGCGGCCGCCGCGGCTAA
- the ftsZ gene encoding cell division protein FtsZ, with amino-acid sequence MTLNLSMTSQREELKPRITVFGVGGAGGNAVNNMIDKQLEGVEFVVANTDAQALQQSKAHSRIQMGLKVTEGLGAGARPAVGAAAAEETIEEIVDHLAGAHMCFITAGMGGGTGTGAAPIIAQAARELGVLTVGVVTKPFQFEGGKRMKQAEEGIEALQKVVDTLIIIPNQNLFRLANERTTFTEAFAMADDVLYQGVKGVTDLMVRPGLINLDFADVRAVMDEMGKAMMGTGEASGEDRAVQAAEKAIANPLLDEISLNGARGVLINITGGYDLTLFELDEAANIIREKVDPDANIIVGSTLDTSMEGAIRVSVVATGIDVSQSNRASDPVARRPMSAPLQPAPQTAPQTGPLTVQVVQPAYQPAPPPAYKQPVQQPAAQAYAPQPQQAQPQQDRSLFDAPPAYEAEADDGYEVPAPAYRPQPAARPTAQMDLSAAEFVAPRPPGTPSPEALQRLQTAVSKAPAGQTPRGMAAPQRAAAPAPKPAEQRPRFGIGSLINRMAGGTGESQAAARHQPPVTSYDDEPELNADQEKIEIPAFLRRQAN; translated from the coding sequence ATGACCCTGAACCTTTCGATGACCTCGCAGCGCGAAGAGCTGAAGCCGCGTATCACCGTCTTCGGTGTTGGCGGCGCGGGCGGCAATGCTGTCAACAACATGATCGACAAGCAGCTTGAGGGGGTCGAGTTCGTCGTGGCGAACACCGACGCGCAGGCCTTGCAGCAGTCGAAGGCGCATTCGCGGATCCAGATGGGTCTGAAGGTCACGGAAGGCTTGGGCGCAGGGGCGCGTCCGGCGGTTGGCGCTGCGGCGGCGGAAGAGACGATCGAGGAGATCGTCGATCATCTGGCCGGCGCGCATATGTGTTTCATCACCGCTGGCATGGGGGGCGGCACGGGCACGGGGGCAGCACCCATCATCGCGCAGGCGGCGCGTGAGCTGGGTGTGCTGACCGTTGGCGTGGTCACCAAGCCGTTCCAGTTCGAGGGCGGCAAGCGGATGAAGCAGGCCGAGGAGGGCATCGAGGCCCTGCAAAAGGTCGTCGATACGCTGATCATCATTCCCAACCAGAACCTTTTCCGGCTGGCCAACGAGCGCACGACTTTCACCGAAGCCTTCGCGATGGCCGACGACGTGCTGTATCAGGGTGTCAAGGGCGTGACCGACCTGATGGTGCGCCCCGGCCTGATCAACCTCGACTTTGCCGACGTGCGCGCGGTGATGGACGAGATGGGCAAGGCGATGATGGGCACGGGCGAGGCTTCGGGAGAAGACCGCGCGGTGCAGGCGGCTGAAAAGGCGATTGCCAACCCGCTGCTGGACGAGATCAGCCTGAACGGCGCGCGCGGCGTGCTGATCAACATCACCGGCGGCTATGACCTGACGCTGTTCGAGTTGGACGAGGCCGCGAATATCATCCGCGAAAAGGTCGATCCCGATGCGAATATCATCGTGGGGTCAACGCTGGATACCAGCATGGAAGGGGCTATCCGCGTGTCGGTCGTGGCGACCGGTATCGATGTGAGCCAGTCCAACCGTGCGTCCGATCCGGTGGCGCGGCGTCCGATGTCGGCGCCGTTGCAGCCTGCGCCGCAGACAGCCCCGCAGACTGGGCCGTTGACGGTGCAGGTGGTGCAGCCCGCCTATCAGCCCGCACCGCCGCCGGCCTATAAGCAGCCGGTGCAGCAGCCCGCAGCGCAGGCCTATGCGCCGCAGCCGCAGCAGGCCCAGCCGCAGCAAGACCGGTCGCTGTTCGACGCACCGCCCGCCTATGAGGCGGAAGCGGATGACGGCTACGAGGTTCCGGCGCCGGCTTACCGCCCGCAGCCTGCGGCGCGCCCGACCGCGCAGATGGACCTTTCGGCCGCCGAGTTCGTGGCACCGCGCCCGCCGGGAACGCCCTCGCCCGAGGCATTGCAGCGGTTGCAGACGGCTGTGAGCAAAGCTCCGGCAGGCCAGACCCCGCGCGGGATGGCGGCACCGCAGCGCGCCGCCGCTCCGGCACCGAAACCGGCCGAACAGCGCCCGCGCTTTGGCATCGGGTCGCTGATCAACCGCATGGCGGGGGGAACGGGCGAGTCGCAGGCCGCAGCCCGCCACCAGCCGCCGGTCACGTCCTATGACGACGAGCCGGAACTGAACGCGGATCAGGAGAAGATCGAGATTCCGGCATTCTTGCGGCGCCAGGCGAATTGA
- a CDS encoding corrinoid protein, with protein sequence MADEDEIILSELSDDELVLQMHDDLYDGLKEEIEEAVNILIARGWTPYDVLTKALVAGMTIVGADFRDGILFVPEVLLAANAMKSGMFILKPLLVETGAPRMGKMVIGTVKGDIHDIGKNLVAMMMEGAGFEVLDLGINNSVEKYLEALESEKPDILGMSALLTTTMPYMKVVIDTMKEKGLRDDYIVLVGGAPLNEEFGRAIGADAYCRDAAVAVETAKQFVARKHNQLGA encoded by the coding sequence ATGGCCGACGAAGACGAAATCATCCTGTCCGAACTGTCCGATGACGAACTCGTTCTGCAAATGCATGACGACCTTTACGACGGGCTCAAGGAAGAGATCGAAGAAGCGGTCAACATCCTGATCGCCCGCGGCTGGACCCCCTACGATGTCCTGACCAAGGCCCTCGTCGCGGGCATGACCATCGTCGGTGCAGACTTCCGCGATGGCATCCTCTTCGTCCCCGAAGTGCTGCTTGCCGCAAACGCGATGAAATCGGGCATGTTCATCCTCAAACCGCTTCTGGTCGAAACCGGCGCGCCGCGCATGGGCAAGATGGTGATCGGCACGGTCAAGGGCGACATCCACGACATCGGCAAGAACCTCGTCGCGATGATGATGGAAGGCGCGGGCTTCGAAGTGCTCGACCTCGGCATCAACAACTCGGTCGAAAAATACCTCGAGGCGCTCGAATCCGAAAAGCCCGACATCCTCGGCATGTCTGCCCTGCTGACAACGACCATGCCCTATATGAAAGTCGTGATCGACACGATGAAGGAAAAGGGCCTGCGCGACGACTACATCGTCCTCGTCGGCGGCGCACCGTTGAACGAGGAATTCGGCCGCGCCATCGGCGCAGACGCCTATTGCCGCGATGCAGCGGTTGCGGTGGAAACCGCCAAGCAATTCGTAGCGCGCAAGCACAACCAGCTCGGCGCCTGA
- a CDS encoding nuclear transport factor 2 family protein, which yields MNADSYTRAFATAFSTQDADSLVRLLSDDAEVVTATGQHCDGREAARLAFMAEFEGTFRSARLVSGRAKLRPVGPGAALLSQRYVLAGATGPDGTDLPRCALLLSACIIMRPDGWQALTCHITALT from the coding sequence ATGAACGCCGACAGCTATACCCGCGCCTTCGCCACCGCATTTTCCACGCAAGACGCCGACAGCCTCGTGCGGCTGCTTTCCGACGATGCCGAGGTGGTCACCGCCACCGGCCAGCATTGCGATGGGCGCGAAGCAGCCCGCCTCGCCTTCATGGCGGAATTCGAAGGCACCTTCCGCAGCGCCCGCCTCGTGTCAGGCCGCGCCAAACTGCGTCCCGTAGGCCCCGGAGCCGCGCTTTTGTCGCAGCGCTACGTCCTTGCAGGCGCCACCGGCCCCGACGGCACCGACCTGCCGCGCTGCGCGCTGCTTCTGTCGGCTTGCATCATCATGCGCCCCGATGGCTGGCAGGCGCTCACCTGCCACATCACGGCGCTCACCTGA
- the lpxC gene encoding UDP-3-O-acyl-N-acetylglucosamine deacetylase, translating to MQNTLHSAATFVGLGLHGGAEVRMVVKPADVGHGIVFLRTDLNERIVARWDAVVPSRLCTLVANAAGASVSTIEHIMAALAGCAVHNALIEIDGPEVPILDGSAAPFVAGLLAAGIVGQGAPSRAIRVLKRVEVREGEAIARLEPAEMLEMDFSIEFAEAAIGRQEKSLNLANGAFVRELSDSRTFCRQSDVDAMRANGLALGGTLENAVVFEGDRVLSPGGLRYADEPVRHKMLDAVGDLFLAGAPILGRYTGVRAGHALTNRLLRALFADPTAYCFVEVGAQTGRKLPGVGVIAADLPAH from the coding sequence TTGCAAAACACTCTGCACTCCGCTGCGACCTTTGTGGGTCTGGGCCTGCATGGCGGCGCCGAGGTTCGGATGGTGGTCAAGCCTGCGGATGTGGGTCACGGCATCGTCTTTCTGCGGACCGACCTGAATGAGCGGATTGTTGCCCGTTGGGATGCCGTTGTGCCGTCGCGTCTGTGCACGCTGGTGGCCAATGCAGCGGGCGCTTCGGTTTCGACCATCGAACATATCATGGCCGCTTTGGCCGGCTGCGCCGTGCATAACGCGCTGATCGAGATCGACGGGCCGGAAGTGCCGATCCTTGACGGGTCGGCGGCACCTTTTGTTGCAGGTTTGCTGGCGGCCGGGATCGTCGGACAGGGTGCGCCTTCGCGGGCGATCCGCGTCTTGAAGCGGGTGGAAGTGCGCGAGGGCGAGGCCATCGCGCGGCTTGAGCCTGCGGAAATGCTGGAGATGGATTTCAGCATCGAATTCGCCGAAGCGGCCATCGGACGGCAGGAAAAGAGCCTGAACCTTGCCAATGGCGCTTTCGTGCGTGAACTGTCGGACAGCCGCACCTTTTGCCGTCAGTCAGATGTCGACGCGATGCGGGCCAACGGGCTGGCGCTGGGCGGGACGCTGGAAAATGCGGTGGTGTTCGAAGGCGACCGCGTGCTGAGCCCCGGGGGCTTGCGCTATGCCGATGAACCCGTGCGCCACAAGATGCTGGATGCGGTGGGCGATCTGTTCCTTGCCGGTGCGCCGATTCTGGGGCGCTACACAGGCGTGCGGGCGGGCCATGCGCTGACCAACAGGTTGCTGCGGGCCTTGTTTGCCGATCCGACAGCCTATTGCTTTGTCGAGGTCGGAGCGCAAACCGGGCGCAAGCTGCCCGGCGTGGGTGTGATCGCGGCGGACCTGCCCGCGCATTGA